A section of the Streptomyces sp. V3I8 genome encodes:
- a CDS encoding ABC transporter permease, translated as MTIFKTSMRNFFAHKGRMALSAVAVLLSVAFVCGTLVFTDTMNTTFDKLFATASSDVTVSPKAASTNDTPQNGRPESLPASLVERTQQADGVKSAEGAVMSMNVTVVNSENENMGTSNGAPTIAGNWTKNDLRSMEITSGHAPRGPTEVMVDADTADKHHLTMGDELRTIAVTGDFKAKIVGIATFKVTNPGAAVVYYDTATAQRELLGSTDRFTQINVVAATGVTHGQLKRNVSQALTGSDEALKVQTQQELSDEGQEGIGEFMNVIKYAMLGFAGIAFLVGIFLIINTFSMLVAQRTREIGLMRALGSSRKQVNRSVLVEALLLGVVGSILGVAAGVGIAVGLMKLMSSAGMNLSTADLTVKATTPVIGLLLGIVVTVLAAYLPARRAGKVSPMAALRDAGTPADGHAGWIRGVIGFLLTGTGAAALFTAAGADTASDGSMMLGVGVVLSLIGFVIIGPLLAGGVVRVLSAVLLRGFGPVGRLAERNALRNPRRTGATGAALMIGLALVACLSVVGSSMVASATEELDKSVGTDFIIEGNQRIVPQAQKAVEDTPGLEHVTSYKMIDAKLTSPDGKTENSDVTAADPTYASDLRRETVAGDLSAAYGRNAMSVGSEYAEKHGVRVGDTITVAFKGGRTAKLKVAAVTNDDVAIDKGSRYLSITTMEQYVPADRIPPNDIMFATAKDGQEKTAYAALKKSLDAYPQYQVSDQTDYKQELKDQIGQLLNMVYGLLALAIIVAVLGVVNTLALSVVERTREIGLMRAIGLSRRQLRRMIRLESVVIALFGALLGLGLGMGWGATAQKLLALEGLKVLDIPWATIIAVFIGSAFVGLFAALVPAFRAGRMNVLNAIATE; from the coding sequence ATGACCATCTTCAAGACCTCGATGCGCAACTTCTTCGCGCACAAGGGACGCATGGCCCTGTCGGCCGTCGCCGTCCTGCTGTCGGTCGCCTTCGTGTGCGGCACGCTCGTGTTCACCGACACGATGAACACGACCTTCGACAAGCTCTTCGCCACCGCCTCCTCCGACGTCACGGTCTCCCCGAAGGCGGCCTCGACCAACGACACCCCGCAGAACGGCAGGCCGGAGTCGCTGCCCGCCTCGCTCGTCGAACGCACACAGCAGGCGGACGGCGTCAAGTCGGCCGAGGGCGCGGTCATGTCGATGAACGTGACCGTCGTCAACAGCGAGAACGAGAACATGGGGACCAGCAACGGCGCCCCGACGATCGCCGGCAACTGGACGAAGAACGACCTGCGTTCGATGGAGATCACCTCCGGGCACGCCCCGCGCGGGCCCACCGAGGTGATGGTCGACGCCGACACCGCGGACAAGCACCACCTCACGATGGGCGACGAGCTGCGGACCATCGCCGTCACCGGTGACTTCAAGGCGAAGATCGTCGGCATCGCCACCTTCAAGGTGACCAACCCCGGTGCCGCCGTCGTCTACTACGACACCGCCACCGCGCAGCGCGAACTGCTCGGCTCCACCGACCGGTTCACCCAGATCAACGTCGTCGCCGCCACCGGTGTGACCCACGGCCAGCTCAAGCGGAACGTCTCCCAGGCCCTCACCGGCTCCGACGAGGCGCTCAAGGTCCAGACGCAGCAGGAGCTCTCCGACGAAGGCCAGGAAGGCATCGGCGAGTTCATGAACGTCATCAAGTACGCCATGCTCGGCTTCGCCGGGATCGCCTTCCTCGTCGGCATCTTCCTGATCATCAACACCTTCTCGATGCTGGTCGCCCAGCGCACCCGTGAGATCGGCCTGATGCGGGCGCTCGGATCGTCCCGCAAGCAGGTCAACCGGTCCGTGCTGGTCGAGGCCCTGCTGCTCGGCGTCGTCGGCTCGATCCTCGGAGTCGCCGCGGGCGTCGGCATCGCGGTCGGGCTGATGAAGCTCATGTCCTCCGCGGGCATGAACCTCTCCACGGCCGACCTGACCGTGAAGGCCACCACCCCCGTGATCGGCCTGCTCCTCGGCATCGTCGTCACCGTCCTCGCCGCCTACCTGCCGGCCCGCCGCGCGGGCAAGGTCTCCCCGATGGCCGCCCTGCGCGACGCCGGTACGCCGGCCGACGGCCACGCCGGCTGGATACGCGGCGTCATCGGCTTCCTCCTCACCGGGACCGGCGCGGCCGCCCTCTTCACGGCGGCCGGCGCGGACACGGCGAGCGACGGCTCGATGATGCTCGGCGTCGGCGTGGTGCTCTCCCTGATCGGCTTCGTCATCATCGGCCCGCTGCTCGCCGGCGGCGTGGTCCGCGTCCTCAGCGCGGTCCTGCTGCGTGGCTTCGGTCCCGTCGGGCGCCTCGCCGAACGCAACGCCCTGCGCAACCCGCGGCGTACCGGCGCCACCGGAGCGGCCCTGATGATCGGCCTCGCGCTGGTCGCCTGCCTCTCCGTGGTCGGCTCCTCGATGGTCGCCTCCGCGACGGAGGAGCTCGACAAGTCGGTCGGCACGGACTTCATCATCGAGGGCAACCAGCGGATCGTGCCGCAGGCCCAGAAGGCCGTCGAGGACACGCCGGGCCTGGAGCACGTCACCAGCTACAAGATGATCGACGCGAAGCTGACCTCGCCCGACGGGAAGACCGAGAACAGCGACGTCACGGCCGCCGACCCGACGTACGCCAGTGACCTGCGCCGCGAGACGGTCGCCGGTGACCTGTCGGCGGCGTACGGCAGGAACGCGATGTCGGTGGGCTCCGAATACGCCGAGAAGCACGGTGTCCGGGTCGGCGACACGATCACCGTCGCCTTCAAGGGCGGACGGACCGCGAAGCTGAAGGTCGCGGCCGTCACGAACGACGACGTGGCCATCGACAAGGGCTCGCGCTACCTGAGCATCACCACGATGGAGCAGTACGTCCCGGCCGACAGGATCCCGCCGAACGACATCATGTTCGCCACGGCGAAGGACGGCCAGGAGAAGACGGCGTACGCGGCCCTGAAGAAGTCCCTGGACGCGTACCCGCAGTACCAGGTCAGCGACCAGACCGACTACAAGCAGGAGCTCAAGGACCAGATCGGCCAGCTCCTGAACATGGTCTACGGCCTGCTGGCCCTCGCGATCATCGTGGCGGTCCTGGGCGTCGTGAACACCCTGGCCCTCTCCGTCGTCGAGCGGACCCGCGAGATCGGCCTGATGCGCGCCATCGGCCTCTCCCGCCGGCAGCTGCGCCGCATGATCCGCCTGGAGTCGGTCGTCATCGCCCTCTTCGGAGCACTGCTGGGCCTCGGCCTCGGCATGGGCTGGGGCGCCACCGCCCAGAAGCTCCTCGCCCTGGAGGGCCTGAAGGTCCTCGACATCCCCTGGGCGACGATCATCGCAGTCTTCATCGGCTCGGCCTTCGTGGGGCTGTTCGCGGCGCTGGTGCCGGCGTTCCGGGCGGGCCGGATGAACGTGCTGAACGCCATCGCGACGGAGTAG
- a CDS encoding ABC transporter ATP-binding protein has translation MTSAVTIPRHGGTGERTAVAARARQVVKAYGSGETRVVALDQVDVDIARSRFTAIMGPSGSGKSTLMHCLAGLDTVSSGQIFLDETEITKLKDKKLTQLRRDRIGFIFQAFNLLPTLNALENITLPMDIAGRKPDKGWLAQVVETVGLASRLKHRPNQLSGGQQQRVAVARALAARPEIIFGDEPTGNLDSRAGAEVLGFLRRSVDELGQTIVMVTHDPVAASYADRVLYLADGRIVDEMLRPTADAVLDRMKDFDARGRTS, from the coding sequence GTGACATCGGCTGTAACCATTCCCAGGCACGGGGGCACTGGAGAGCGTACGGCCGTTGCCGCACGGGCGCGGCAGGTCGTCAAGGCCTACGGCTCCGGTGAGACCCGGGTCGTCGCCCTGGACCAGGTCGACGTGGACATCGCGCGGAGCCGCTTCACCGCGATCATGGGCCCCTCCGGGTCCGGCAAGTCCACGCTGATGCACTGCCTCGCCGGCCTCGACACCGTCTCCTCCGGGCAGATATTCCTGGACGAGACCGAGATCACCAAGCTCAAGGACAAGAAGCTCACGCAGCTGCGCCGGGACCGGATCGGCTTCATCTTCCAGGCGTTCAACCTGCTGCCGACGCTCAACGCCCTGGAGAACATCACGCTCCCGATGGACATCGCGGGGCGCAAGCCGGACAAGGGATGGCTGGCGCAGGTCGTCGAGACCGTCGGGCTCGCCTCCCGGCTGAAGCACCGGCCGAACCAGCTCTCCGGCGGCCAGCAGCAGCGCGTCGCCGTGGCCCGCGCCCTGGCCGCGCGACCCGAGATCATCTTCGGTGACGAGCCGACCGGGAACCTCGACTCCCGGGCCGGCGCCGAGGTCCTGGGCTTCCTGCGCCGCTCCGTCGACGAGCTCGGCCAGACCATCGTGATGGTGACGCACGACCCGGTCGCCGCCTCCTACGCGGACCGTGTGCTGTACCTGGCCGACGGCCGGATCGTCGACGAGATGCTCCGCCCCACGGCCGACGCAGTCCTCGACCGCATGAAGGACTTCGATGCCCGGGGACGTACGTCATGA